One part of the Lapillicoccus jejuensis genome encodes these proteins:
- the infB gene encoding translation initiation factor IF-2 → MAKVRVYELAKELGAESKTLLAWLKTEGEFVRSASSTIEAPVVRRTKDKFPQELRTGAGDAAPAPAPSGRPTAPTPGPQAPAAPAPARSAAPSAPAAAAPAPAASPAATAPSRPTPGPAAPATPAAPAPSAPTPAPARRTPSEAPAPAAARSATPSAPTPAPSRPAPGPREGARSDAPAPAAPAARREGGASGATPGPRPAPRPAGPRPGNNPFAPSQGMGRQPAAREGSPRPGNNPFAPSQGMPRPQSRPGQPGTGGPRPGPRPGGTGGARPNPGMMPDRAAVPRPGTRPAGGPGRGGPGGGPNRGGFGGGGGRPGFAGRGGGGGRGNTAGAFGRSGGRPVRGRKSKRAKRAEFEQMQAPTIGGVSVPRGDGKTAVRLRRGASLTDFADRIGASASSLITVLFHLGEMATATQSLDEDTFRLLGAELGYEIQVVSPEDEERELLESFNIDLEAELEAESDDQLFARPPVVTVVGHVDHGKTKLLDAIRSAKVAEGEAGGITQHIGAYQVVTELEGVERPITFIDTPGHEAFTAMRARGAKVTDIAILVVAADDGVMPQTIEALNHMQAADVPIVVAVNKIDKEGANPAKIRQQLTEYNLVAEEYGGDTMFVDVSARNGQNIDGLLEAVLLTADAALDLRANPDKDARGVAIETHLDKGRGPVATVLVQSGTLHVGDSIVAGSGFGRVRAMLDEDGNTVSEAGPARPVLVLGLTSVPGAGDTFLVAPDDRTARQIAERKEAASRAASLAKARKRISLEDLNEALAQGKVETLNLILKGDASGAVEALEDALLQIDVGDEVDLRIIDRGVGAITMNNINLAMASDAIIIGFNVRAEGQNADYAEREGVEVRYYSVIYQAIDEIEQALKGMLKPEFEEVSLGEAEIREIFRSSKFGNIAGSIVRSGEIRRGTKSRVLRNGTVVGDNVEIAGLRRFKDDVTEVREGFECGINLGSFNDLQIGDTIQTFEMREKPRV, encoded by the coding sequence GTGGCCAAGGTCCGTGTCTACGAGCTCGCCAAGGAGCTCGGAGCCGAGAGCAAGACCCTCCTCGCGTGGTTGAAGACGGAGGGCGAGTTCGTCCGCTCCGCCTCCTCGACCATCGAGGCCCCCGTCGTCCGACGGACGAAGGACAAGTTCCCGCAGGAGCTGCGCACCGGTGCCGGTGACGCCGCTCCCGCCCCCGCGCCGTCGGGTCGCCCGACCGCGCCCACACCGGGGCCGCAGGCCCCGGCCGCCCCCGCCCCGGCCCGCAGCGCCGCCCCGTCGGCGCCCGCCGCCGCGGCTCCCGCCCCGGCCGCCTCCCCGGCGGCCACGGCCCCGAGCCGTCCCACCCCGGGCCCGGCCGCTCCGGCGACCCCGGCCGCCCCGGCGCCCTCGGCGCCGACCCCGGCCCCGGCCCGTCGTACGCCGTCCGAGGCGCCCGCCCCCGCGGCGGCCCGCAGCGCGACGCCGTCCGCCCCCACGCCCGCCCCGTCGCGTCCGGCCCCCGGCCCGCGCGAGGGTGCGCGCTCCGACGCCCCGGCTCCGGCCGCGCCCGCCGCGCGCCGCGAAGGTGGCGCCTCCGGTGCGACCCCGGGCCCGCGCCCGGCGCCGCGCCCCGCCGGCCCCCGCCCGGGCAACAACCCGTTCGCGCCGAGCCAGGGCATGGGTCGTCAGCCCGCTGCCCGCGAGGGCTCCCCGCGCCCGGGCAACAACCCGTTCGCGCCGAGCCAGGGCATGCCGCGTCCGCAGTCGCGGCCCGGCCAGCCCGGCACCGGCGGTCCCCGTCCCGGCCCGCGCCCCGGTGGCACCGGTGGCGCCCGCCCGAACCCGGGGATGATGCCGGACCGCGCCGCGGTCCCGCGCCCGGGCACCCGTCCCGCCGGCGGCCCCGGCCGCGGCGGCCCCGGCGGTGGCCCCAACCGCGGCGGCTTCGGTGGCGGCGGTGGCCGTCCCGGCTTCGCCGGCCGCGGTGGCGGCGGCGGTCGTGGCAACACGGCCGGTGCGTTCGGCCGCAGCGGTGGCCGTCCGGTCCGCGGGCGCAAGTCGAAGCGGGCGAAGCGCGCCGAGTTCGAGCAGATGCAGGCGCCGACGATCGGTGGCGTGTCCGTCCCCCGTGGGGACGGCAAGACCGCCGTCCGGCTGCGTCGCGGTGCGTCGCTGACCGACTTCGCCGACCGCATCGGCGCGAGCGCGTCGTCGCTCATCACCGTGCTGTTCCACCTCGGTGAGATGGCCACGGCGACCCAGTCGCTCGACGAGGACACCTTCCGCCTGCTCGGCGCGGAGCTCGGCTACGAGATCCAGGTCGTGTCGCCGGAGGACGAGGAGCGCGAGCTGCTCGAGTCCTTCAACATCGACCTCGAGGCGGAGCTGGAGGCCGAGAGCGACGACCAGCTCTTCGCGCGGCCCCCGGTCGTCACCGTCGTCGGTCACGTCGACCACGGCAAGACCAAGCTGCTGGACGCGATCCGCAGCGCCAAGGTCGCCGAGGGCGAGGCGGGTGGGATCACGCAGCACATCGGTGCCTACCAGGTCGTCACCGAGCTGGAGGGCGTCGAGCGCCCGATCACCTTCATCGACACCCCGGGTCACGAGGCGTTCACCGCCATGCGTGCCCGTGGCGCGAAGGTGACCGACATCGCGATCCTCGTGGTGGCCGCGGACGACGGCGTCATGCCGCAGACGATCGAGGCCCTCAACCACATGCAGGCGGCCGACGTGCCGATCGTGGTGGCGGTCAACAAGATCGACAAGGAGGGGGCCAACCCCGCCAAGATCCGCCAGCAGCTCACCGAGTACAACCTCGTCGCGGAGGAGTACGGCGGCGACACGATGTTCGTCGACGTCTCGGCCCGCAACGGCCAGAACATCGACGGGCTCCTCGAGGCCGTCCTGCTCACCGCCGACGCGGCGCTCGACCTGCGGGCCAACCCCGACAAGGACGCCCGCGGTGTCGCCATCGAGACGCACCTCGACAAGGGCCGCGGCCCGGTCGCGACCGTCCTGGTCCAGTCCGGCACGCTGCACGTCGGCGACTCGATCGTCGCGGGGTCCGGCTTCGGCCGCGTCCGCGCGATGCTCGACGAGGACGGCAACACCGTGTCCGAGGCGGGCCCGGCCCGTCCGGTCCTCGTCCTCGGCCTGACCTCGGTGCCCGGCGCCGGCGACACGTTCCTCGTGGCGCCCGACGACCGGACCGCCCGGCAGATCGCGGAGCGGAAGGAGGCCGCGTCGCGCGCTGCGTCGCTGGCCAAGGCCCGCAAGCGGATCAGCCTGGAGGACCTCAACGAGGCCCTCGCCCAGGGCAAGGTCGAGACGCTCAACCTCATCCTCAAGGGTGACGCGAGCGGTGCCGTCGAGGCGCTCGAGGACGCGCTCCTGCAGATCGACGTGGGCGACGAGGTCGACCTGCGGATCATCGACCGCGGGGTCGGTGCCATCACGATGAACAACATCAACCTCGCGATGGCCTCCGACGCGATCATCATCGGCTTCAACGTGCGCGCGGAGGGGCAGAACGCCGACTACGCCGAGCGCGAGGGCGTCGAGGTGCGCTACTACTCGGTGATCTACCAGGCCATCGACGAGATCGAGCAGGCGCTCAAGGGCATGCTCAAGCCGGAGTTCGAGGAGGTCTCGCTCGGCGAGGCCGAGATCCGCGAGATCTTCCGGTCGAGCAAGTTCGGCAACATCGCCGGCTCCATCGTGCGCAGCGGCGAGATCCGTCGCGGGACGAAGTCGCGGGTGCTGCGCAACGGGACCGTCGTCGGCGACAACGTCGAGATCGCGGGCCTGCGCCGGTTCAAGGACGATGTCACCGAGGTCCGCGAGGGCTTCGAGTGCGGCATCAACCTCGGGTCGTTCAACGACCTGCAGATCGGCGACACCATCCAGACCTTCGAGATGCGCGAGAAGCCGCGCGTCTGA
- a CDS encoding SAM-dependent methyltransferase → MSLELSPPWDDLTFLAPLSPRRADTLVRFVAGAVDPASGPVVDLGCGWAELLLQVLAAVPGAAGVGVDRDADALAAGRTSAAARGLDGRVELRVGDAVPARAAAVLSVGATHAWAPPAGPDPEPLHYEQALRRVRSLVPRGAPVVYADGIWRRPPTPAAVAPLAGREDELLPLADLAELAVACGFGVVGVHEADQGEWDDFESGYTACYARWLASHEPDDPQADRVREAAARQRTGYLSGYRGVMGFGYLQLLAV, encoded by the coding sequence GTGAGTCTCGAGCTGAGCCCCCCGTGGGACGACCTGACCTTCCTCGCCCCGCTGTCGCCGCGGCGCGCCGACACGCTCGTGCGGTTCGTCGCCGGCGCCGTCGATCCCGCGTCCGGCCCGGTGGTCGACCTCGGGTGCGGCTGGGCCGAGCTGCTGCTCCAGGTCCTCGCCGCCGTCCCCGGGGCGGCCGGCGTCGGGGTCGACCGCGACGCCGACGCGCTCGCGGCCGGGCGCACGTCGGCGGCCGCCCGAGGTCTGGACGGGCGCGTCGAGCTGCGGGTGGGGGACGCCGTACCGGCACGGGCCGCGGCGGTGCTGAGCGTCGGGGCGACCCACGCGTGGGCGCCGCCGGCCGGGCCCGACCCCGAGCCGCTGCACTACGAGCAGGCGCTGCGCCGGGTGCGCTCGCTCGTGCCGCGCGGTGCGCCGGTCGTCTACGCCGACGGGATCTGGCGTCGTCCGCCGACCCCGGCCGCCGTCGCGCCGCTCGCCGGTCGCGAGGACGAGCTGCTGCCGCTCGCCGACCTCGCGGAGCTGGCCGTGGCGTGCGGCTTCGGCGTCGTCGGCGTCCACGAGGCCGACCAGGGGGAGTGGGACGACTTCGAGTCCGGCTACACCGCCTGCTACGCGCGCTGGCTGGCGTCCCACGAGCCCGACGACCCGCAGGCGGATCGGGTGCGCGAGGCGGCGGCTCGGCAGCGCACCGGCTACCTGTCCGGGTACCGCGGGGTCATGGGGTTCGGCTACCTGCAGCTGCTGGCGGTCTGA
- a CDS encoding AMP-dependent synthetase/ligase, whose protein sequence is MAQTSVQPDQRRPQDDPEVLRKIEQRAPSLARLFRDRVTASGTAVAFQYFRTPPGGSEELVDLTWDEARGRVDALAAGLVDLGVQSQDRVAIAATTRIEWVLADLAIMTAGAATTTIYPSSKAEDVTYILGDSGSRVVIAEDATQVAKLEAARSELPDVVRVVTLDPPRQSDPDGWVIGVDDLADRGRRLVAAQPTVLDDRVAAIEPDHLATIIYTSGTTGRPKGVLLPHDAFTYMAAATGAMGEMNADDVQFVWLPLSHVFGKLMIALPLQVGFTTAVDGRIDRIIDNLGVVRPTFMAAAPRIFEKAHARITAMFAAETGVKKQLIDWALGVGHQAVALREKGEQPGGLLALQLALADRLVLGKVRERFGGRIRFMISGSAPLDPEIARWFGAVGLQISEGYGLTETSAGGSVNRSADGRWAYGTVGIPQPGTEIRLAEDGEILIKGPAVMRGYHNLPEETAEALTPDGWFHTGDIGVLDERGFLKITDRKKDLFKTSGGKYIAPAMIESRFKAICPVVSQFVVHGEGRNFASAIITLDPDAITQWAAGHGLAGRPYGEIVTSPQVRELVQGYVDQLNAGLNRWETIKKFVILPRDLSIEEGELTPSLKLRRRVVTDKFRSELDALYR, encoded by the coding sequence GTGGCCCAGACGTCCGTGCAGCCGGACCAGCGACGCCCCCAGGACGACCCCGAGGTCCTGCGGAAGATCGAGCAGCGGGCCCCGAGCCTCGCCCGGCTCTTCCGCGACCGGGTGACGGCGAGCGGGACGGCGGTGGCGTTCCAGTACTTCCGGACGCCGCCCGGTGGGTCCGAGGAGCTCGTCGACCTCACCTGGGACGAGGCGCGCGGCCGCGTCGACGCGCTCGCCGCCGGCCTCGTCGACCTCGGGGTGCAGTCGCAGGACCGGGTCGCGATCGCCGCGACCACCCGGATCGAGTGGGTGCTCGCCGACCTCGCGATCATGACGGCCGGCGCCGCGACGACGACGATCTACCCGTCGTCGAAGGCCGAGGACGTCACCTACATCCTCGGCGACTCCGGCAGCCGCGTCGTCATCGCCGAGGACGCGACCCAGGTCGCCAAGCTCGAGGCGGCCCGTAGCGAGCTGCCCGACGTCGTCCGCGTCGTCACCCTCGACCCGCCCCGCCAGAGCGACCCGGACGGATGGGTCATCGGCGTCGACGACCTGGCCGACCGCGGCCGCCGGCTGGTCGCCGCGCAGCCGACCGTCCTCGACGACCGGGTCGCCGCGATCGAGCCGGACCACCTCGCGACGATCATCTACACCTCCGGCACGACCGGGCGCCCCAAGGGCGTCCTGCTGCCGCACGACGCCTTCACCTACATGGCCGCCGCCACCGGCGCGATGGGGGAGATGAACGCCGACGACGTCCAGTTCGTCTGGCTGCCGCTCTCGCACGTCTTCGGCAAGCTGATGATCGCGCTGCCGCTGCAGGTCGGCTTCACCACCGCCGTCGACGGGCGGATCGACCGGATCATCGACAACCTCGGCGTGGTCCGGCCGACGTTCATGGCCGCCGCGCCGCGAATCTTCGAGAAGGCGCACGCCCGGATCACCGCGATGTTCGCCGCCGAGACCGGCGTGAAGAAGCAGCTCATCGACTGGGCGCTCGGCGTCGGTCACCAGGCCGTCGCGCTGCGCGAGAAGGGCGAGCAGCCCGGTGGGCTGCTCGCGCTCCAGCTCGCGCTCGCCGACCGGCTCGTCCTGGGCAAGGTGCGTGAGCGCTTCGGGGGCCGGATCCGCTTCATGATCAGCGGGTCCGCGCCGCTCGACCCCGAGATCGCGCGCTGGTTCGGCGCGGTGGGGCTGCAGATCTCCGAGGGCTACGGCCTCACCGAGACCTCCGCCGGCGGGTCGGTCAACCGCTCCGCCGACGGCCGGTGGGCCTACGGCACGGTGGGGATCCCGCAGCCCGGCACCGAGATCCGCCTCGCCGAGGACGGCGAGATCCTCATCAAGGGCCCGGCCGTCATGCGCGGGTACCACAACCTGCCCGAGGAGACCGCGGAGGCGCTCACCCCCGACGGCTGGTTCCACACCGGCGACATCGGCGTGCTCGACGAGCGCGGGTTCCTCAAGATCACCGACCGCAAGAAGGACCTGTTCAAGACCTCGGGCGGGAAGTACATCGCCCCCGCGATGATCGAGTCGCGCTTCAAGGCGATCTGCCCGGTGGTCAGCCAGTTCGTCGTCCACGGCGAGGGCCGCAACTTCGCCTCGGCGATCATCACCCTCGACCCCGACGCCATCACCCAGTGGGCGGCGGGCCACGGTCTCGCCGGGCGCCCGTACGGCGAGATCGTCACCTCACCGCAGGTGCGCGAGCTGGTCCAGGGCTACGTCGACCAGCTCAACGCCGGGCTCAACCGCTGGGAGACGATCAAGAAGTTCGTCATCCTGCCGCGCGACCTCAGCATCGAGGAGGGCGAGCTCACGCCCAGCCTCAAGCTGCGCCGACGGGTCGTCACCGACAAGTTCCGCTCGGAGCTGGACGCGCTCTACCGCTGA
- a CDS encoding YlxR family protein — protein sequence MGCRRTDSREVLLRVVVVEQREGVPLLTVDPARRLAGRGAWLHPDTGCLEQAVRRKAFTRALRASSGLDAGPVADHLAALAGSTTSVTDGSG from the coding sequence GTGGGGTGCCGTCGCACGGATAGCCGGGAGGTCCTCCTGCGGGTGGTCGTGGTCGAGCAGAGGGAGGGTGTCCCCCTCCTCACGGTCGACCCGGCCCGTCGACTGGCGGGGCGCGGCGCATGGCTGCACCCTGACACCGGCTGCCTCGAGCAGGCCGTCCGCCGCAAGGCGTTCACCCGGGCGCTCCGTGCGTCCAGCGGGCTGGACGCCGGCCCGGTGGCCGACCACCTCGCGGCCCTCGCAGGATCCACCACCTCAGTGACCGACGGAAGCGGTTGA
- the rbfA gene encoding 30S ribosome-binding factor RbfA, with protein MADQARARKIADRIKVVTAEYLEHRVKDERLGFVTITDVRVTGDLQHATIFYTTYGSDAEREGTAAAIESSRGKIRSAVGRALGIRLTPTVEFVPDALPEGASHLEDVLKVTRERDEELAKAREGASYAGEADPYKKPVDEDDDLGQVGDEDESDDDDELDAR; from the coding sequence ATGGCCGACCAGGCCCGCGCCCGCAAGATCGCCGACCGGATCAAGGTCGTCACCGCGGAGTACCTCGAGCACCGCGTCAAGGACGAGCGGCTCGGCTTCGTGACGATCACCGACGTCCGCGTCACCGGCGACCTGCAGCACGCCACGATCTTCTACACCACCTACGGCTCGGACGCCGAGCGCGAGGGCACCGCCGCTGCCATCGAGTCGTCGCGCGGCAAGATCCGCTCGGCCGTCGGCAGGGCCCTGGGCATCCGGCTCACCCCGACCGTGGAGTTCGTCCCCGACGCGCTGCCCGAGGGCGCCTCGCACCTCGAGGACGTCCTCAAGGTCACGCGCGAGCGGGACGAGGAGCTCGCGAAGGCGCGCGAGGGGGCGTCGTACGCCGGCGAGGCCGACCCGTACAAGAAGCCCGTCGACGAGGACGACGACCTCGGTCAGGTCGGCGACGAGGACGAGTCGGACGACGACGACGAGCTCGATGCCCGCTGA
- the truB gene encoding tRNA pseudouridine(55) synthase TruB has translation MPADGLLVVDKPAGWTSHDVVAKARWVCGTRKVGHAGTLDPMATGVLLLGVGRATRLLTYLVGCDKGYDATVRLGQATVTDDAEGEVTVARDASGVTREALDAAVARLTGEIQQVPSSVSAIKVDGKRSYARVRGGEEVALAARPVTVSTFEVRGVRAEGALIDVDVRVEVSSGTYVRALARDLGADLGVGGHLTALRRTRVGRFGVEDARPLDELVAGAEAAVAAGQERSAVVPLLSMGDAARAQFPERVLTEAEERSVRYGQRIDAVRRGEAVVAALDASGQLVALLDETRPQAKSLVVFPPD, from the coding sequence ATGCCCGCTGACGGCCTGCTCGTCGTCGACAAGCCGGCGGGCTGGACCAGCCACGACGTCGTCGCCAAGGCCCGGTGGGTCTGCGGGACGCGCAAGGTCGGCCACGCCGGCACGCTCGACCCGATGGCGACCGGCGTGCTGCTGCTCGGGGTCGGCCGGGCGACGCGGCTGCTCACCTACCTCGTCGGCTGCGACAAGGGGTACGACGCGACGGTCCGGCTCGGGCAGGCGACGGTCACCGACGACGCCGAGGGTGAGGTGACGGTCGCCCGTGACGCGTCGGGGGTGACGCGCGAGGCGCTCGACGCGGCGGTCGCGCGGTTGACCGGCGAGATCCAGCAGGTCCCGTCGTCGGTGTCGGCCATCAAGGTCGACGGGAAGCGGTCGTACGCGCGGGTCCGCGGCGGCGAGGAGGTCGCGCTGGCGGCCCGTCCCGTGACGGTGTCGACCTTCGAGGTGCGCGGCGTGCGGGCGGAGGGGGCGCTGATCGACGTCGACGTGCGCGTCGAGGTGTCGTCGGGGACCTACGTGCGAGCCCTGGCCCGCGACCTCGGGGCCGACCTGGGGGTCGGCGGCCACCTGACCGCGCTGCGCCGTACGCGCGTCGGGCGTTTCGGCGTCGAGGATGCGCGGCCGCTCGACGAGCTGGTCGCCGGCGCCGAGGCGGCCGTCGCCGCGGGGCAGGAGCGCTCGGCCGTGGTGCCGCTGCTGTCGATGGGCGACGCCGCCCGGGCCCAGTTCCCCGAGCGGGTGCTCACCGAGGCCGAGGAGCGCAGCGTGCGCTACGGCCAGCGGATCGACGCCGTACGGCGTGGTGAGGCGGTCGTCGCCGCGCTCGACGCCTCCGGCCAGCTGGTCGCGCTGCTCGACGAGACGCGGCCGCAGGCGAAGTCGCTCGTCGTCTTCCCGCCCGACTGA
- a CDS encoding ABC transporter substrate-binding protein yields MRLTALTAVAAVALAACGGGGSSSTSTAGKDGGKLVIARAADALSMNKTTTFDNSSIYVFEQMMEPLFMVSEDGTKVEPWLATGYDVSSDKLTYTIHLREGVTFSNGSPMTAKDVKFSIDEDTKTGADGWGYINAAIDTVTATDDKTVTIKLKYAWAPILADLSLFSNAIIPDNYGGKTAEQFYEAPVGTGPFVWGEWKKGQSLTLNKNPKYWGSGKPHLDSVTWTVVPDANTRKLQLQGKQIDIDEFPDWSSFSALKSAPGITATAFPSTRIDYVTMNQKKTPLQDVHVRRAIAYALDRESMVKTVLYGNGQAADSLLSPGTPFYAKNPQAPSYDVATAKAEMAKSSTPQGFSTSISISSGDPNQGSVAQIMQSELKEIGIDLQIQQLDPTALRAARNAGNFTMLLGGWTMDIPDPDEWTSFAVDPDGGSHSAYTYYDNPDVIAINKKAQAETDDTKRAELYKELQEKTAADAWAAYLYYSPYAYAMQSSVKGFHVTPLGNYHLENVTK; encoded by the coding sequence GTGCGTCTTACCGCCCTCACGGCCGTCGCGGCCGTCGCCCTCGCCGCCTGCGGGGGCGGGGGCAGCTCCTCCACCAGCACCGCCGGCAAGGACGGGGGCAAGCTCGTCATCGCCCGCGCCGCCGACGCCCTGTCGATGAACAAGACGACGACCTTCGACAACAGCTCGATCTACGTCTTCGAGCAGATGATGGAACCGCTCTTCATGGTCAGCGAGGACGGCACCAAGGTCGAGCCGTGGCTCGCCACGGGGTACGACGTCTCGTCCGACAAGCTCACCTACACGATCCACCTGCGCGAGGGCGTGACGTTCTCCAACGGCAGCCCGATGACCGCGAAGGACGTGAAGTTCTCGATCGACGAGGACACCAAGACGGGTGCCGACGGCTGGGGCTACATCAACGCCGCCATCGACACGGTCACCGCGACCGACGACAAGACCGTGACGATCAAGCTCAAGTACGCGTGGGCGCCGATCCTCGCCGACCTGTCGCTGTTCTCCAACGCGATCATCCCCGACAACTACGGCGGCAAGACGGCCGAGCAGTTCTACGAGGCGCCCGTCGGCACCGGCCCGTTCGTGTGGGGCGAGTGGAAGAAGGGCCAGTCGCTCACCCTCAACAAGAACCCGAAGTACTGGGGCTCGGGCAAGCCGCACCTGGACAGCGTCACCTGGACCGTCGTCCCGGACGCCAACACCCGCAAGCTCCAGCTGCAGGGCAAGCAGATCGACATCGACGAGTTCCCGGACTGGTCGAGCTTCAGCGCCCTCAAGAGCGCGCCCGGCATCACCGCGACCGCCTTCCCCTCGACGCGCATCGACTACGTGACGATGAACCAGAAGAAGACGCCGCTGCAGGACGTGCACGTGCGCCGCGCGATCGCCTACGCGCTCGACCGCGAGTCGATGGTCAAGACGGTGCTCTACGGCAACGGCCAGGCGGCCGACTCGCTGCTCAGCCCCGGCACCCCGTTCTACGCCAAGAACCCGCAGGCACCCAGCTACGACGTCGCGACGGCCAAGGCCGAGATGGCGAAGTCCTCGACGCCGCAGGGCTTCTCGACGAGCATCAGCATCAGCTCGGGTGACCCGAACCAGGGCAGCGTCGCGCAGATCATGCAGTCCGAGCTCAAGGAGATCGGCATCGACCTGCAGATCCAGCAGCTCGACCCGACCGCCCTGCGCGCGGCCCGCAACGCCGGCAACTTCACCATGCTGCTGGGCGGCTGGACGATGGACATCCCCGACCCCGACGAGTGGACCTCCTTCGCGGTCGACCCCGACGGCGGCTCGCACTCGGCCTACACGTACTACGACAACCCCGACGTCATCGCGATCAACAAGAAGGCCCAGGCCGAGACCGACGACACCAAGCGCGCCGAGCTCTACAAGGAGCTGCAGGAGAAGACGGCCGCGGACGCGTGGGCGGCGTACCTCTACTACTCGCCCTACGCCTACGCGATGCAGAGCAGCGTCAAGGGCTTCCACGTCACGCCGCTCGGCAACTACCACCTGGAGAACGTCACCAAGTGA
- a CDS encoding TRM11 family SAM-dependent methyltransferase — MTRLLLLLSPSSNRVYAGTAPGVVAAELQVLAEGRLGAPVRSVEPVRVAGVDYLAVELDAPDEPTGGEGYGATYAALGQLSAAHALFRRVGDDLLAPVGLPRTERLDDDLLTIPKYPGRTNEQFTRALLNVTLAATSWGDQVGRRPFTVLDPLAGRGTTLSWALALGHDAYGVELERREVEAYAAFLTTWLRRKRLKHSIGLNPLRRNGRQVAELLEAFLHPDAEAWKAGQRQHLSLFAADTLRTAELLGRRKVEAVVTDAPYGVAHGSRAGGGGRDRSPADLLAEAVPVWASVLRSGGAMGIAWNTHGLAREDLAAIVTGAGLVVRDEGPWTRLAHRVDAGIHRDVLVAHQP, encoded by the coding sequence GTGACCCGCTTGCTGCTCCTGCTGTCCCCGTCGAGCAACCGGGTCTACGCGGGCACCGCGCCGGGCGTCGTCGCCGCCGAGCTGCAGGTCCTCGCCGAGGGTCGCCTCGGCGCTCCGGTGCGCTCGGTCGAGCCGGTGCGGGTCGCCGGGGTCGACTACCTCGCGGTCGAGCTCGACGCCCCGGACGAGCCGACCGGCGGGGAGGGGTACGGGGCGACGTACGCCGCCCTCGGGCAGCTCTCCGCCGCGCACGCCCTCTTCCGCCGCGTCGGCGACGACCTGCTCGCCCCGGTCGGGCTGCCGCGCACCGAGCGGCTCGACGACGACCTGCTGACGATCCCGAAGTACCCGGGCCGCACGAACGAGCAGTTCACCCGCGCGCTGCTCAACGTCACCCTCGCCGCGACGTCGTGGGGCGACCAGGTGGGGCGGCGTCCGTTCACCGTCCTCGACCCGCTCGCCGGGCGCGGCACGACGCTGTCGTGGGCTCTGGCGCTGGGTCACGACGCGTACGGCGTCGAGCTCGAGCGGCGCGAGGTGGAGGCCTACGCCGCCTTCCTCACCACGTGGCTGCGGCGCAAGCGGCTCAAGCACTCGATCGGGCTGAACCCGTTGCGCCGCAACGGTCGGCAGGTGGCCGAGCTGCTCGAGGCGTTCCTGCACCCGGACGCCGAGGCGTGGAAGGCGGGCCAGCGCCAGCACCTCAGCCTGTTCGCCGCCGACACCCTGCGCACGGCCGAGCTGCTGGGCAGGCGCAAGGTCGAGGCGGTCGTCACCGACGCGCCGTACGGCGTCGCGCACGGCTCGCGGGCGGGCGGCGGGGGTCGCGACCGTTCCCCCGCCGACCTGCTCGCCGAGGCGGTGCCGGTGTGGGCGTCGGTGCTGCGCTCGGGTGGCGCGATGGGGATCGCGTGGAACACGCACGGTCTCGCGCGGGAAGATCTTGCGGCGATCGTGACCGGTGCCGGCCTCGTCGTGCGCGACGAGGGCCCCTGGACCCGCCTCGCCCACCGCGTCGACGCCGGCATCCACCGCGACGTCCTCGTGGCCCACCAACCCTGA
- a CDS encoding bifunctional riboflavin kinase/FAD synthetase gives MHVWRSLQDLPADLGRTVVTLGNFDGVHLGHRAVLGQVVDRARTEGLASVAVTFEPHPIAVLYPERAPQQILSLGQRTDLLAQTGLDAVLVLTFTREFAQLTPEEFVRQVFVDALHAAVVVVGKDTRFGVRNSGDVGTLRELGDRLGFDVVALEDVGEGGRWSSSMVRSQLAEGDVEGAAAVLGRAPAVRGTVVHGDHRGRELGYPTANLSQDPEGLVPADGVYAGWVHRLDVPDDDPDRCLPAAISIGTNPTFDGVQRRVEAYVLDRTDLDLYGERVSYDLVRRLRPTIRYDAIEPLLQQMEQDVAQCREILLAPVAS, from the coding sequence GTGCACGTCTGGCGCAGCCTGCAGGACCTCCCGGCCGACCTCGGCCGCACGGTCGTGACCCTCGGCAACTTCGACGGCGTGCACCTCGGCCACCGGGCGGTCCTCGGCCAGGTCGTCGACCGCGCCCGCACCGAGGGGCTCGCGTCCGTCGCCGTGACGTTCGAGCCGCACCCCATCGCCGTGCTCTACCCCGAGCGGGCACCGCAGCAGATCCTCTCGCTCGGCCAGCGCACCGACCTTCTCGCGCAGACCGGGCTCGACGCCGTCCTCGTGCTCACCTTCACCCGCGAGTTCGCGCAGCTGACCCCGGAGGAGTTCGTCCGGCAGGTCTTCGTCGACGCCCTGCACGCCGCGGTCGTCGTCGTCGGGAAGGACACCCGCTTCGGCGTGCGCAACAGCGGCGACGTCGGGACGCTGCGCGAGCTCGGCGACCGGCTCGGCTTCGATGTCGTCGCCCTCGAGGACGTCGGCGAGGGCGGCCGGTGGTCGTCCTCGATGGTCCGCAGCCAGCTCGCCGAGGGCGACGTCGAGGGCGCCGCCGCGGTCCTCGGTCGGGCGCCCGCGGTCCGCGGCACCGTCGTCCACGGCGACCACCGCGGCCGCGAGCTCGGCTACCCGACGGCCAACCTCAGCCAGGACCCCGAGGGTCTCGTCCCCGCCGACGGCGTCTACGCCGGGTGGGTGCACCGCCTCGACGTCCCCGACGACGACCCCGACCGCTGCCTGCCCGCGGCCATCTCGATCGGCACCAACCCGACCTTCGACGGCGTCCAGCGCCGCGTCGAGGCCTACGTCCTCGACCGCACCGACCTCGACCTCTACGGCGAGCGGGTCTCCTACGACCTCGTCCGCCGGCTCCGCCCGACGATCCGGTACGACGCCATCGAGCCGCTCCTGCAGCAGATGGAGCAGGACGTCGCGCAGTGCCGCGAGATCCTCCTCGCGCCCGTCGCGAGCTGA